The following nucleotide sequence is from Nitrospira sp..
CAGGTCATCGGGCGGTCGGTCCATTCTCTTGAAGGCGCGCGGCAGGCCGAGCGAGAGGGTGCGGATTTCGTCGTCCTGGGTCCGATTTACGAGACGCCGTCGAAACGTGCCTATGGGGAGCCGCTCGGACTGCCCGTATTGGAAGCCGCAGCGCGTCGACTCCAGATCCCTGTGTTCGCGATCGGCGGTATCACAGCGGCGCGCGCGCGTGAGGTTCGGCATGCAGGGGCCATGGGCGTCGCGGTGTTGTCGGCGATCTTGGGTGCACCTGATGTCGAAGCTGCGACGTGCGAATTGCTCGCGGCGGTGGAAGGATAATCGGTACATGCGCGCTCCGATTTCCTCGCTGGACAAAATTCTCGGGCGAGTGGCGAGCCTGTCCAGTTGACCACCCTAGAGGCGGATGTTAGAATCCGGAACAGCGTGAATGCCCGTGACTGACAAGGCTTTCGAACGATTCAACGAGTGGGACGATGGCCGAATCGAAAGGGAGTTCAGGCCGACTCCGGTCCTTACGTGATTCCGTCAAGCGCCTCACCAAGTCACTGTCCGACGGGGATGGAGTCGTGACGCACAAGAACGACGAACACACCCGCGAGGTGGAAAAACTTCGTATCCAAATCCAGTCGATGGAGGAGGAGATCCGGCGGCTCTACCAGTCACGCTACCAACTTGAGCAGGCAACGAAGCAGAATGAAAAGCTCGTTGCTACGCTACAAGAAGCCAAATCCCAAATCGAAGCGCTCCGGGCGGAAGTCGAAAAATTGACGGCTCCTCCCTCCACCTACGGCATTTTTTCCAGCTTGAATATCGACGGCACCGGCAACGTGTACGTGTCCGGTCGCAAGATGAAGGTCAGCCTGCATCCTTCGATCAAAGCCAAGGAGCTTCGCAAAGGGCAGGAAGTTATTCTGAACGAGGCGCTCAACGTGATTGAGGCGCGTGGGTTCGACGTCCAGGGCGAAGTTGTCAGGCTCAAAGATGTGCTCGAAGGGAATCGCGCGTTGGTCACTTTGCATTTCGACGAAGAGAAGGTTGCCGAACTCGCCGAGCCGCTGCTGAAGGAACGACTCAGCGTCGGGGATCATTTGCTGTACGATCAGCGGTCCGGGTGCGTTGTCGAAAAGCTCCCGAAGTCCGAGGCGGAGGAGTTGGTCCTCGAAGAAGTGCCGGACGTCGACTACGAACATATCGGGGGACTG
It contains:
- the thiE gene encoding thiamine phosphate synthase, whose amino-acid sequence is MNPRVDFRLYLVTDRHQTAGRSLLSVVAEAARSGVRAVQLRERDLPTGPLLALAEALRQAMPATQLFLNDRVDLALALGAAGVHLRESSLPTASVRRILSPQQVIGRSVHSLEGARQAEREGADFVVLGPIYETPSKRAYGEPLGLPVLEAAARRLQIPVFAIGGITAARAREVRHAGAMGVAVLSAILGAPDVEAATCELLAAVEG